Sequence from the Deltaproteobacteria bacterium CG11_big_fil_rev_8_21_14_0_20_49_13 genome:
CGGCCCACAGGCTAAGTACTCTCGGTCTTAAGATAGCCGGAAAGACCGGAACCGCGCAGGTCATTTCGAAGGAACAGTGGAGGGCCGGCGTTGAAGAGCTAAGGGACCACGCATGGTTCGTGGGATACGCCCCCTATGGCGATCCCAAAATAGCGGTCGCGGTCATCGTTGAACACGGCGGGTTCGGGGCCTCTGCCGCGGCACCGATCGTAGGCAAGGTAATTGAGACCTATTTAAAATAAGAAAAAAATGACAACGAACATTGAAAAAGTAAATTGGACCCTTCTGGGAACAGTATTCGCCCTCGTTATTATAGGGATAGTGAACCTCTACAGCGCCCTTAACATGTGGGGCGAATCGGGCAACCTGCGCCTCATATGGATGCAGGGGTTGTGGATAATAATAGGCGGCCTCTTTCTTGCCGTATTCGCCTTCTCTGATTACAGGATCTTGGAAAAACTTTCGCTTCCTATATATTTCATAGTGATCGTTCTTCTCGTGCTGACCATCTTCTTCGGAAAGAGCGTCGGCGGGAACAGGAACTGGATAGGGATAGGCGGCCTTGGTATCCAGCCGTCGGAATTTGCAAAGCTGGCGGTCATCCTTCTGCTCTCGCGCTACTTTGCAAACAACCCAAGGCCCGACGGATTCAATTTTATTGAGCTCATAAAACCGGCCATAGCCGCGGGCATACCTGCGGCGCTTATCATCATGCAACACGATATTGGCTCTACCCTCTTCTTTATCCTGATACTCATGTCGTATGCGTGGTTCGGAAAAGCGAAGAGGAGAGTTGTATTCTTTGTGGTGATAGTTGCGGTAATCGGCTCCTTCGTTGGATATAACTATCTCCTCTCTCCGCACCAAAAAGCCCGCATAACGACCTATCTAAACCCCGAGCTAGACGTTAAGGGGAGCGGATACCACATGGCACAGTCTAAGATAGCAGTCGGTTCGGGCAAATTCTGGGGCAAGGGCTATTTAAAGGGTAATATTAATAAACTTAAATATCTACCTGAAAAACATACGGATTTTGTCTTTCCGGTCCTAGCGGAAGAGTGGGGATTCTTGGGCGCGGTCATCACCCTCTTCTTTTACTTTCTCTTTCTATCCATAACCATTGAGATATCGAGGCAGGCAAGGGACCGTCTGGGCATATTCCTGGCGTTTGGGATAGGC
This genomic interval carries:
- a CDS encoding rod shape-determining protein RodA, producing the protein MTTNIEKVNWTLLGTVFALVIIGIVNLYSALNMWGESGNLRLIWMQGLWIIIGGLFLAVFAFSDYRILEKLSLPIYFIVIVLLVLTIFFGKSVGGNRNWIGIGGLGIQPSEFAKLAVILLLSRYFANNPRPDGFNFIELIKPAIAAGIPAALIIMQHDIGSTLFFILILMSYAWFGKAKRRVVFFVVIVAVIGSFVGYNYLLSPHQKARITTYLNPELDVKGSGYHMAQSKIAVGSGKFWGKGYLKGNINKLKYLPEKHTDFVFPVLAEEWGFLGAVITLFFYFLFLSITIEISRQARDRLGIFLAFGIGALFFWQLVINLGGVLGLIPLTGITLPLLSYGGSSTISVMSAIGILLSVSKKRFVF